Genomic DNA from Chaetodon auriga isolate fChaAug3 chromosome 13, fChaAug3.hap1, whole genome shotgun sequence:
tttcagtttatttggaatgctgtatttatatattttagcTTATACAGTGTATAATAACATAAAGGGGAGcttgatgtttgtgctgctttgtgaCTCTGCACCTCCCAGGCATGAACAGTGGCCTCCAGTCTCCCCCTGGTCCATAAggaaaatgtttgctgcttttaaagAAGATGAGAGGAATTAATGTGACTCATCATTATTGAAGCCTAACCCAAATCCACCTACCAATAATGAATTCCTCCTAATAACAATGTACTATTGCTGCATCAACATCTACTCAAGACTACTGTGGGGTGCCATACTTGCGATCACCTTCTGGTCACCaaaactgtataaaatgtaGTTGACAATACTCCCCTACCCTTGCATGCCAAGCTTGAGCATTTGCCCTGATTCATAATATGAGTaaattgcattatttttttGCAAAATCAGAATAAACTCATAAATACACAAAGAGCCATCCACAAATAAACCAGCATCTGCTccagtgaacagaaacacatgcagtggaTGCAGTTGTAGCATGTCTTACTTGAAACTCAAAGGTCTCATCAAACAGAGGGTCGTCCTGGTTCTGAGCAGCAGTACGTGTCCGCTGTTCAGCACAGTCTGCTGGTACACCATGCAGCTCCAGAACCACATACGGGTCGATGACCTCTCCCTTAGCCCCTGATCCCAGAGGCTTGGGCAGATTATGGGCGCTGATAACctgcacagtaaaacacaaagcagttaATTTCATTACTTAATTGATATTTGAGAGTAAAACAATAATCAACTGTTTCAAAAGAATattcagaggaaacacacactcaaactcaaatgtttgaaatatttgaGTCTAAATGAAAGACTGAGTGTTAAAAGACACAACAGAAATAACATCAGCACCTTGATGCGTAGAGTTTGAGGTGGCACTCCTGGCACACAGCCCTGTGTATGGGCACTGAAATACGACACCTCATCCCTCATTACTGCAGGTCGGAGAACATAACCACACCCTCCGTTCTGTGAGAAGCGTCCTCTGTGAAGGTCCAGCATGGCACCAGGGGTCTGCTGGTTCAAGGCCACAAGCTGGACCCCTCCCTTCCAGTATCCTTGTGGGTTGGGGTTACTGGAGTCCAGACGCACTGAACTGGGCCGTACCCTGGATAGGGTGCGCTTGGTGAACATCACAAGGTCTTCTGGGCTCTCAGTGGTCAGTCGCCCGGCCTCTCCCTCACCCAGGGAACACAGTGTCCAATAAGGCGGCTCAGGGGGAATTGGCGTGCTGGGAGAGGAGGGACTACTGGGTGGTGATTGCTGTTGAGCCTGTTTGTGACTGGCTCTTTGAGCATAGAAGCTGCGGCTGCCCATCCGAGCAATAGCCACCAGGTCTGAAAGCTCTTTGTGGAGACGGAGCTTCCTGGGTTGAGAGGGAGGAGGCACCACTAAGACCACACCCAGTTCTTCCTCACCAGGGATGGTCATTCTCCGTCCTGCAAGAGGTCCCCCTCCTCCTatctcctcatcttcctcgGACACCTCCCCGTCAGACCCTTCCTGCTCTGGAGGGAGCTTCTTCCCTACTAGTAGGATACGTCCCTTCAGCTGCTCGGGGGAGGGTAAGGTTGTGGCTCGTCCTCCCAGGCTGACAGGTAGAGCATCTGGAGTGTAAAGACGGGAGCCAAATACTTTCTTCATGTGCTGTGCCATGGTGCACTGCTGGGCAGGAGAGCAACGCTGGCACAAGTACACCAAGAGTGGGTACTGAGAGGTCAGGAAAGCATACTTATTGACCACCTCCAGAGCAGAGCGGATAGTGACAGGtgcatggtggtggtgatggtggtggtgatgatggtggtgggggATATCTGGCCCATAGTCGACCCCAAGGAGAGGCTCCCCCTCTGGGCCGTCAGTCACTCCCAGTTCTATGCATCGACAGCCAGACTGCAGGGCCTTGATCAGTCCTCCTAGGTCTGCTCTTCCGTGGACCTGGTCATCCAGCAAGTAGGAGCGGTACGAggtgctgcaggaaaaaaaatccacactACTCATACACTAATCTGAGTAACGGCCTGCTTGTAAATTAGGTTTTCTAGAATTAATGACATTCAATGAAAATATCTTACAAAATgtcacagaagaggaaaaaacatatGAGTACACAAATTAAACTATTTATAAATAATCACTGACTGACAACTATTAATAAGGAAATTTAAAGGCACATTTTAACCCAACATGAGACTTTTAATGAATCCCATGGTGCTTGACACATGTTGCTAGGCAGTGAGGTCGTTCACAGTTtcaaaaaaagacataaaatgccCTCATTAACAATGTAATAGTGGCACAATATGTCCAATATAATATCTATATTTTtctcaaatgtttgttttgattgagtGCAGTGAGTCAGCAGAACCATCTGGCAGATGAGTGAACCACCACTCTTAATAAAGGGACTGTGAATGAATTCAGAGTTATGTATAGACCTGTTTTTAACAGTGCCCTCAtttacctcaaaactgtacttatgTGGCAGTTATAGGAATGTCACATAAGTAGACAAAAGCAGGCCCATTTTTAGCCAAGGACTGTTCATTTTGTAGgttcaaatatatatatatatatatatatatatgtatgcagTCAGCTTGTTAGCcagacatgcaaacatttgcagctCTCATTAAAACAGGCAAACACATTGGATAATCCAATCCTTATAGCAGTCATTTGCActgtatttcttttattttttatttggaaaagctCAGAAAAAGACACAACCCTCCAGCATCACATcaggaagaaaagacaaaactgcACCTGCCAGACAGGATGTGCCTAGTTATTGTTGCTGAGCTATGACTGAGCAATCACTGTTCGAGGGACAGAATTAGCAAATGCTTGAGTGGAGAGCGCTCTATTTTCATGAATTTTAATGATAGTGTGACATTCACTCGTTTGGTcgttatatgtatgtatgtcagtgGAGTTTTGACTGACATGTGGATAACTAGATGATACATGATTTGCTCTGATCAGACTCAAATGGAACGCCTACCTGATGTAGTAGTGGGACAGTGGCATGTTCATGTCCTGACAGACTCCCAGGTGCTCTGGGTCAAGCAGCTGGCACTCTGGAGACTGCAAGTAGCGGGCAAATCCATCCAGACCCAGCAGCCCTCTCTCCCTGCCCTGGGCCGAGGGCTCACAGCGCCTCAGGAGCTCCCAGCAGCCCTCCGTTGTCGCCAGAGACAAACCCTGCTCCGTCTCCAAAAAGAGCCGGAGGTCCTGAGGGTCCAGACACTCTCGGTCCTTCGACAGTTGCACCAATAAGAAATAGACGTCAGGCCGGGTACAGAGCTCACAGAACGCCTCCTGGAACTCTTCACGTGTCACATGGGAGGTCAGCTTCTCCTTGCTGCGCTGGATCTCCTTAAAACGCAGACGGACctgtggaaagagaaaagacaagcTGAATAAAAGAGCAGGGTCAGGTAGGATGGACTGCTGACTGAACAAGAGATGAAGGGACTTAATTAGTTAGCCAACATTATGCCTCATTCATTCAATGAAGCTGACAAATCTGATTAAACTTTAGTTATCTTGCTTCAATAAGGATATTACAGTGACCCACATTAAAGAACAGAATGTATCAATGTCAACCGACGTGTAACTGAATATCAGAAATCTAAGGCAGCAAAAGCAGACAAGCATGAGGGATTGAATGTTGCCCTGCTCTAAGTACAGGAGCACATCATGTGATCAGGAAACACACTGCTTCTGCTGTGGCTGAGGTCAGTGAGACTTAGTGTCACCTCCTGTTTGGACATACAGTCATGATTACATAGATGTTATTACAGCAGATGATAGTATATTTCTTTGCTTTTGAGGGATTCTAGTTCtagctcatttgcatgtttccTTGTCACTTCCTGCATCCACAAATATTTTCTTAGCTGTAGTGATCATTTGTTTACAATAGTGCTGCTAGCAGTGGGTCCAGCAGCAGAAATCCCTACAAGTTTGGGGTGTGTCAGGACATGACAtcaagatgaaaatgtgtttggacTGATATGCCACTCTTACAAACGTGTGCATTTTCtgtgtaacagaaaaaaaaaaaaaactgccttcAGCATGACACATGCTCATTGTGTCAGGACATATGCAGCTTTACAATCTTCAAACTCAgataaaaaaagacactttCTGCCAAGTCATTCTGTTTTTcacttcttctttctgtcctttacATATCACCATGTTACATTTACATAGTGTTTACTTGAAGTTCCTCTTTAAAACCAAGAAGAGTGATAGAGATCCCAGCACTTCCTGAACTCTTCTGGCagctctgtatttgtttttaaacctgcagtaactgATTTTTGTGTCTATTTGGGCGGAGAGAAGTTGTGAACACAATATTGACATATCATCACTGTTTAAGTTGATATAGTGGACTTCTTAGCAAACAGGTGCTTATTTATGCATCCAGCAGTTATGGGGGAACATTATCATTCATGTgtagtcatgtttctggccacctaaTGAATGGTAAGTCTTTTTGGCCACTATGGTCATTATCATTTTGCCCATGTGCAGCATTCAAGTCTGCATGAAGCATGCATGAAGGTGTATGATTTGAAATTATTCTTTACATGCTCCCCCTTACCTTGGCTTCCTTGATACCTGGGCACAGTTTACAGATGGTGGCGACTGCCACATCCTCTGACACAATGCCGTACCCATCTTCATCCACCTGGGCGAACTCCGCTGCCAGCCACTCACTCCTCATCTTGCCTCCCAGGCTGCCCTCCACTGCCACAGCACCCCCTTCACCCAGCGCTCCCCCTACTCCACCTGCCCCAGCACCCCCAATGATTGAGGGGTGGGCCAAGAGATAGCGAAGGCCCGTCACCCAGATGTTGGTTACATCTGCTGACAATGCAACCAAGTCCAGAGACTgtagggagggagagatgataAAGATTACTGGGttgatggatgggtggatgggaACACTCAGGTTGTAGGACTATAGCATTATAGATGGAAGGATGAAATATGTCTCAGCATTAATATGGTACCTGGTAGTCATCCCCATGTATGATAGAGAAGGCTGCCTCCTCAGCCAGGTGTTCAGAGAGAGGACCGTTATGGAGGAACGTCTCTGTGCTCTTTCCAGTGCGAACCTCTCGGATGCTGGAGACATCCAGCCGAGCTCGGTCCCCATCCTTCTTAGATGGCTCCCAACGTAAGCAGCTGAAGTCTGTGTCCAGGGTGTAGAAACGACAGTAAACCCTGGAATTGGGCCGGATCTTCTTCAGTTCGCACCCACCCTGCATGAACGCCAAGCagtctgctgcactgctcaccTGGGATAGAAAATCAACTACATCTTTATGATCTATTTTCAAGTATAACAAACCTTTCTTTACAATGTAATTCTGTGATGCATATTTTACCTTCTTCTCAGAGGGCATGCTACTGAAGGACACAGTCTTCTTCCTGCCTCCGCCCACCTTTTGCACTGAGGGATcctggaaaaagacaaagacagatggcCAGGAGGTCAAAATGCATATTTCTACATGCTAAGAGGAACAGCCATACAGTCAGACTTCTGGAACAGTCTAAAAATACACTCATTACACCCTGGTCTCCAAAAGTACTGTAATTACAAGTTATTATCCTCTAGTTACTCAAATAAATTGATATCTAATAATTTAGCTCTATGTCCGAACATCTCTCATGAAAGTACATCTTGAATAGATTTGTAGTTCTGAGAGCAGTTTTTTGTCAGGATCATCAAACATTAATCAACATTTCCAAGTTAGTTTCAAAgggaaaaacatgtaaaaagaaCAATCTTTTATACAGtacaatcacagcagcagccggTGGTGCATTCACACAGAAATTCTGTGGCCATAAATGACACTGATAGATAGTCATGTGGTTCTATGGCAATAGATGGATTGGACGCAATATTTGACAGGAGAATACACAGATTTTTCCATCTGATGCctgcaaaactaaaaaaaaaccaaaaaaaaaaccaacaaaagccgacaaaagaacacaacaaaaaacTAAGCAattcagaataaaagaatacattaaaaactcaaatatcaacaaaaaaaacttttttttagaaGAAGCACTGTAAAACAACACTATGAAAACAAGTGATTAAGTCCTTGTTCATACACAATGGAAATAAAGTTTTGAGGTCAcaagaaaaattcaaaatgcttCTCTCGTTCCTCAGGAAATTAACATTTCAACCTTTTCAGCACAGCTTGTCCACTTTGATACCGATGAAAAAAAGTATGATAGGACGGTAAATGAATTGCACTTATATAGCACTCATCTAGTCTTAtcaaccactcaaagcactttacaacacaagtcagcattcaccttttcacacacacattcatacactggtggcagagagtaccatgcaaggtgccacctgctGATCAGGAGCAATTACCAttcacgcacactcacacactggtggCACAGCATccatttggggttcagtatctaAAGAT
This window encodes:
- the plcl1 gene encoding inactive phospholipase C-like protein 1; its protein translation is MSERDGYGDGLCSDGAPDCIPPRASRGRRSGVILTGGGQDTDTILLDSVKAAPRRSSIIKDPSVQKVGGGRKKTVSFSSMPSEKKVSSAADCLAFMQGGCELKKIRPNSRVYCRFYTLDTDFSCLRWEPSKKDGDRARLDVSSIREVRTGKSTETFLHNGPLSEHLAEEAAFSIIHGDDYQSLDLVALSADVTNIWVTGLRYLLAHPSIIGGAGAGGVGGALGEGGAVAVEGSLGGKMRSEWLAAEFAQVDEDGYGIVSEDVAVATICKLCPGIKEAKVRLRFKEIQRSKEKLTSHVTREEFQEAFCELCTRPDVYFLLVQLSKDRECLDPQDLRLFLETEQGLSLATTEGCWELLRRCEPSAQGRERGLLGLDGFARYLQSPECQLLDPEHLGVCQDMNMPLSHYYISTSYRSYLLDDQVHGRADLGGLIKALQSGCRCIELGVTDGPEGEPLLGVDYGPDIPHHHHHHHHHHHHAPVTIRSALEVVNKYAFLTSQYPLLVYLCQRCSPAQQCTMAQHMKKVFGSRLYTPDALPVSLGGRATTLPSPEQLKGRILLVGKKLPPEQEGSDGEVSEEDEEIGGGGPLAGRRMTIPGEEELGVVLVVPPPSQPRKLRLHKELSDLVAIARMGSRSFYAQRASHKQAQQQSPPSSPSSPSTPIPPEPPYWTLCSLGEGEAGRLTTESPEDLVMFTKRTLSRVRPSSVRLDSSNPNPQGYWKGGVQLVALNQQTPGAMLDLHRGRFSQNGGCGYVLRPAVMRDEVSYFSAHTQGCVPGVPPQTLRIKVISAHNLPKPLGSGAKGEVIDPYVVLELHGVPADCAEQRTRTAAQNQDDPLFDETFEFQVNMPELALLRFVVLDDDYIGDDFIGQYSVAFECLQPGYRNVPLLGMAGDPLPHTSLFVHVAITNRRGGGKAQRRGLSVRRVGRRGREYVTLRHTSIKVVDETFKTASAPLKEATDLREDAQSATASFKEQCGLPTVAKLKQCIQSLATRLQSPEGTMGASMVLKEGYPCLEPLVSLSEPTRKLLTAYDTMIAAQKQLIENADAVQERIAQVQREGMDFHEDLSRLGEKEGLKGRKLSKAVESFTWNITVLKGQNDLLRGAKMDSLDALRQLALACEACGLTSSSSSSTFSTAELHYSSHPLSGRRSSTHGNGRI